The DNA region TGcctgatggtacagttcatgacgttgtggagcataattcccaggagcttgagtttgccacgaaagattagactggttgctccacGCCGGGCTATAGGAATCAGAATAATGGCCATTCCCTggtctagagaacggtctgttcatatgctcataagaataattagaaaattgtcccgctgtaggacaatctctaataATCagataaggactatagcaatatgaacatggtccatggggtgttggaatgcctccccacatgaactaaactaatataattaacataaaataacaacagaaaaataaaaataaataaaaataaaaactcacaaacggcctttaGGTGCCCTGGAAATTTGGAAGCCGACTGCTGCtaatgcgctcgatcacatggcagagtacgctcgagcgtactgccgcagatgggtgtgAGCACAGGAGTGGAGGGATCGAGCACAAAAGGTGGAGTGCGTACGTGCGCTTGATCACACGCgacctgtgctcgatcgcagtcacagtgaaggcagctacggacctgtttgaaaattctaacataaaacaaaaacaaaacacaacagaattaaaattagcagaaaaatgaattattaagctaaaatcaatccttaaattgtgacaataaaaccgttaagcagtccccggcaacggcgccaaaaattgatgtggtatttttgtgaccaaaaatatcaattataaaaataaccactcgcaataggacgaatctttgtagaatacggctatagagagggtgtcgaacctcaaggactgcaagggtttaattatcaaaattaaaagatcaaagttaacttaattaaaaggggttttgatttgatttgcttaaaaactaaagtgcatgaaaataaaagagatttaaaataagagagagagagtaaggtattgacttcacctctatccgcacaacaatggttaatcataattaatcccataaattcattatatgcatgttataaataaacaagaaactatcttattaaagaataagcataatctatcttcggttggcacggatcgtccatctaaccactaagacgcggtacgacccgtcttccctaggtataaattatcaaattctataacaagatacatacaatcaatgaataagtgtaacccatcttcggttggcacggactgtctacctaaattacactaaactagggtgtagtacaatccgtcttccctaggcatggcctatcaaatcctattgatcatatgtcaattaaacccattgtataaccatcatcctcataatcacagaaaacaagaatgatttgagattaataaaagtaaaatactttctaagacaagagaagaatttcacaaatattgattttggaatttaagagcaattgcatttaataattaagaacataaatcaattgtagcaatcctcataattatacaatcaacatgcataaattgaaaatctagaaattaaatacaatcaaaccattgtgcttggaaagggctacatcaataccccacgaaggggtttagccgctcatgatctcctaagctccaaagacaatttactgaattttgctctaagaggcggtgtgttttttctcaatgcttagaggcctatttataaggcttaggagagtcctagaagccctaggaatcctataaatttcggagatttaagtccaagtccaattatgataaagaaaacctaagtccaaatcggaataggattcgcccagaattgcgttcctatcttgcggggcaattttggcaatgcgcggctccgaattaggaaaatgctatttcacaataatttgtagaaatttgatttagctttccagtgccgcttgaatcgcCTCAATCGGAtagttgagctgaaagttatggccaaaataccgagacgtaggcagaatccaaaattgaatccaatccgattttgactccaatttgagaaattccgaattaatccttttctttatttgatttaaacttaaccatgattggttaagtttaaccatatcttctaggtcttctcaaagtgtgcttttaagcccaaaatcaatggaattaattgcatcttgatttatatcctgaaaacacaaaaacaaaacaaaatcaaacaaataacaatgctaaggaattaacatatgtaaattaaggggcttgaatgtgcaacattcggcgcttttCACATAGCATCCTCTCGACGAtgtccattacctgcaaatgataaaacaaacaatattcaccaataaaacaaccaccaaacaaataaaatccactaactgcagatgataatacaaacaatcattgagccCGAATACAAACAATCACGTCGGTaacgtgaaagaaaaatgactgaatattcacccaactcagTTGCATGTTAATTCTTCCATGGTAAATGatataactaaaatatataaaactttgAAGGTAgcagaaaattcatataaaaaacaatagaaaaacattaagtcaatatatatgcatggtcacagagcaatcaataatatatagacatgaGAGAATGAACTTCTTTTTTCTCATGGCAATTATATGAGAcatatgatatttttcttttttccattgcaattatagaacttccatataggttattaatgttgggaattcaatggaagagatgataaacacaaaggaaaagcaCCCTCTCTAGCATTAAGtgcatttatatctatttatatttagagttaccAAATTAAGTTTGTGAATAATTGTTCTTGATGAGTTCGATCTGCATGTGTTGCTTTGTTCCATGcagttatatccatttatacgtgcatgaataactctaaataattatctcaaccaacactATTTCATAGTATACCAAATTGAAGCCAACAATTTAGAAgttcaccaaaccaaccatgatatataaaccaaatttaacCAAGagttacaacatcattaattatttagaatgactacaacatatccaaactcttaatttagaagttcatatatatatatatatatatagacagttCTAAAACTAAATTGACTACTAACAAAGGTCATACCTGATCCACTGTCGACCGACAATCGCACCCTCGCAACGGGTGGGGAAGCACTGTCTGGTGAAGTGTACAACCGCATCAGCTCCTCGAGTTGGCGGAAACGGGCATCAAACCTTGCTTGACGTTCAGCCTCCTGTTCAGCTACCTGTCGAGCTATCCGCGCATTGTTCTCAGCCATCTGCTCCTCCACTTGCtgagctacccgcgcattgttctcggccaacaacgcatctatctcttccttgtgcttcgccCTCTCCGCCTCAAGTGCTCTATCAAGTGTGTCTTGTGATATCGTGGAGCACCTGGCGTTTTCTGACCTTGCctgtgacggtgtatagtatgagcgAATGGTCCCCTGCATAGGCAGAATATTTGGTCCAGCCATCCGAACCCTAccggcatactcaggcttatttccaattGCCTGGTCAAATGCGTCGTTTGGCGCCCACCTTACCGTTCCATCTGTGATGTTAGACGATgctgcagggtcggtgggtataagctcctTCATCCGTTCCTGTTTGtcacattaaatattgagtCAGTGGGGCGCACAACCGttaatcaaaaataatttatcaaatatacaagcaaGACAATATATGAAAGGTGAgtagtagcatacacatctctccttcacaatATCATTCGGATATGAACCGTTCTTCTTTTTGTGTGAACGGACGTAATTTTCTGCCCGAGTAGGTTGATGGCCCAAACGTTCGGCCTGCAGATAACATAGGACATACATATACCATATTAACATataaaatgatgacatgtaCATTCACATCTATAAGTATAGgataaattacacacttacctcctcCTGTGTCAACCTGGCATAACTCTTTGATCCGGTGCAATGCGGTGAATCATTTAATGCTCGCAATGTCTTCATTTTCGCCGCATACTCCTACACAGTTAacacttttaatatgttaatactaatacAATTACGTACAATTAGGGTCACTACACAACACAAATAgtttaactcatgacctaccctATTCTCCTGGGTACACCACCTCTCTAATAATATATCCAAGTCGACAGCATTGTACTCTCCCAGCCTCTGTCCCCCCAGTCTTGCCCGTATAGTGTCCGGAGTATCTTCCTCGGTaatggcacaaatttttttaagatcatgCCTCCATGTCCGCAGCTTGGAGCCCATATCCCGAAATGCTTCATCCTTCACAGCTTCCAAGTTGTACTCGGGCGAGACGAAAAAGTATGCCTGCACAAGATCAACattgacaaattaaaaaaacttaaaatatgtgtatatgcatatagatataaacacgcatatatatttgcaacttagagcgtatatatacatatatacgctctaagtgtcatcatattattaaaaaacataccatcaatgcgtcccaaatatcctccttGGTACGGTTCGGTACCTTCGACCAATCGTCCGGTATTCGGACAAAATTGCCGCTCTTAATTATATCTCCGGTCATCCGCCTAAACCTCACGGCGCTAAATCCCACTGGCAGGAATGATGCATTGTACTCCAGTATGATCCGTTTGCCAGGGGGGACTCTCGGCCGCCTATGCGAGTCTAGGATGGTGCACACCTCGATGATGGTGTTTCCTTCAGAATCGGTAcctaacaaatttaaaattagaaagGTAAGTTATTTCGAATTCAATATTAACTAACatgtaaattaaaacataatatgTACGACATTAgagcatatacacttacttatggTTCGGACCTGCCGAGGGCCTAATCGGTCGCTGGGGGCAGGGTTGGTGGGCTGCGGGTCATCAGTGGCCTGTGCCCCACCAACCATGTCTTCTTGGGCCTGTGTCTCTGTATCCTCCATAcctgctttgcatttttttagaatatttagaattctctgaagttgtagttgtagttaaatataattaatattgcaCCAGTATAGTTAAAAATGTTCAAACTTAtgaatcttaaaaaaaaaacaggcgGGCGTACCTGCGCTATGCTGGGTGTCTAGCCGCTCGACGTCACCCTCAGCACACTGTCGTAACTCGCTGTCCCGGTACGACCCAATCCGATACCCCATCTGCGCCATGCTTACCCGACTGTATGGAGCATGTACAGAGGTCTCCCCTCCCATAGacaggggtgtaaacgagccgagcttgggcgagcttcccttgttcaagcttggctcatttaaattttactcgaactcgagctcgagtcgagctcaatggcgagccaaaaaaatcgagctcgagctaataataagtcgagccgacccagctcgcgagctggctcttatatttaatatttttgttttaaatttttttttttaatttcaagtactcttaaacgacttaagaagttagtttgcatatgagtatttgcttagcctagctagtcgagtatggagcctgagtcaatacagcaaggcatttggtttcaaagagagaggatatgcatcattttatagataagcaaacttagagattgatgttttcttaacaatgtgggacaagttaacaggttgcattcagactgcattgggacaaggccccctacaaaaaaatatttttttaacgtctctctctcaatccccatcaccagtcacaacggatcttccacatgaactctcatttcccactctctcactctcactcaccagacatgtagtgatagtgtttgggtctgtttgattcatcaatagtttatgcctttcgcaatctccctcaatagtttctgcttgattcttcttcctttcatttggatctgctctaattgaatcgaggtctttttaatgattgctctctctctttcatcacgaagggtctagaatttttcattctctaacgcttaaatataaatgcaattttaaggttttaataattatgagatttataattaattatctattacttagtttatatatatatatacacacacactcgagcttatactagctgttcacgagcttagccgagtcgagccgagcttgtttcgtttaatattcgagccaggatttgtgttcatgaagtgcttcatttaatattcgagtcgagcacgagccgagcttatgcgagctgagcccgagcttgctcgcgagacgcttcgctcacttaacagccctgcCCATAGTACCTGGAAGGACTGGTCTATATCCTTCATGTATCCCTagaagctgagcaacgtcttgttgctcgctgTCATCAAGTTGGGCTGCCGGAGACCCAGGCGACATCGACTGCCGCAATACGGCCGAGCCCCTGCGTGCTCTCTTCTTCCCCCTTGTACTCATGGTACCCTGtgaaaaaacaccacaaacccaattaatttgatataaaatgtatgaaatattcactacctTAAGTATGCATGACTCATAATGGTACATAAGATATATATCAGATTTTAGCATATGCACAGATTAATTAAgtgtgttgatgtaatgtgCATGTAGTGACCAACTACCAATCTAAACATTCTAAACATACATATGAAATTAactatacaaatatatatacatacgctTCGGTTGGATCTAAGTCGTGTCTGACGTATTCGATATGATCTTGTATATCGTGATCAACATTTCTGGGCAGTATGAgaggctcacactcgtggtaattGGCACATGAATCTGGATGTCCGTCaccctgaccaacgtcgtatatgtttctaggtttgGTCGTTActgcgcaagcccaatctgggcacctatcatcttgtacgtaaaatacctggtcaacttgtgaagttagcacatacggctcatcagaaACTAGTTCTCCcgtgtggacaaggtttttgaagttgacaagtactataccatactcatccaccttgtacTCCTTGTCTCTGGTGTTGTCTGCCCAATCACACCTAAACATTACGTACTTAGTCCTGTCGTAATACTCAACCTCAAGTATTTCCGATAACTTCCCGTAGTACGTGTCGCCATCAAGAGTTGGCACACACACCCTGCTGTTCTGGGTCCTCTTTCCGGCATcagatgcaatagtgcgaaatagtttgccgttaaccacatatctattgtatctgactgctgcctccctcggccctctacaatgcatgaccaatttgtcaccaagttccttCCTAGATCgctcgtccaatcgatcgacctgtgaatatattacgtacaatgaAAACGCACGGTTACTAActttagttgattttaaaaaacatagcACGCAAATAACTCCGACAATTGCTTTAGGTAAACATGACAtcattcttacgtagtcacggtaccactcGCAAAACAAGtcataatgttgggtttccaactgagcCTCTGTTGTTCGTCCCCTattgcatgatcgcctaagtatatccatgtgcatcctacaattcgaaattatgttaattataattcaatacgaACAGTACTGTAACATGTTCATTGAGCATGCAAGGTGCGGGCAAAAGATATCGACTTACGTCCGCAATTGATGAAACTCGTCCAAGTTGAACACAATATACCGGTGTATCTGTGTCATTGTGATTCGGTCGAGCCGGACTCGTGTTCCATTACCCTTCGAACCATCcggatttctttgtatcctattgtgaaaAGTTGGTGTGTTCTCTAAATATCTCGAACAaaacgtcaccaactcagttgcaatgtagccctccgcaatgcagccctcaggagccgctttgttgcgcacattagatttgaatactCCAAGGCTCCTAAAAATGAACTAATAcatatttttagtttagttAGTACTTGACATGTATTGGCACCTTAAACCCAAAAATGCAAGAATATCCACAAACACATTTTACCTTTCTACCGGATACATCCATCTATATTGTActggtccaccgagtcggcattcacggataagatgcacgaccacatgaaccatACTCGTAAAAAAGCTGGGGGGAAAaacctgttccatcttgcacaacgtgGTACAGACGTCACGCTGTAGTCGGTTAATATCTTgttcggtcaatgttgttgaacataggcaCCTGAAGAATGtggacatctcaacaagaggtctaaccacgttgcttggaagtgatccacgcaatgcaataggtagaagctgcTGCATCAATAcatgactgtcatgactctttaacccAGATATCGTACGGTCCTTAAGTCGTATACAACGAGAAATGTTCGAAGCATATCCgtcgggcacccttacatttcgtagcactttcaaaaaatgtgttttatcatccttggacatcgtgtgggtagCTTGTTGAATATAAGTCTTACCATTCTGCGGGTCCACAAATGGATGAAGTGtacgtctcaaacccatttcttgcaaatctaagcgGGCGCCGaggttgtcctttgttttccctggaatgtccagtattgtaccaagtatgttgtccatcacgtttttttctatatgcataacatcaagattatgccgcaataaattatctttccaatacggcaacctaaagaaaatactttttttcttccacacCACATTAGGAGTATTTGTCTTCTGcttctttgctttttctttctcagcCTGCCTTGCCTGACCggcgttctcatccccaaacaccatcccttctaattggcttATGACTTCATCTCCACTTAGTacatcaggggcacattctagCTCTACGGTGCCGTCAAATGTTCCTTTGTTccgcctccacggatgatccatgggcaagtatcgcctgtgccccatataacaccacttatggccatgttttaaccatttcGACCTTGTCGAGTTCATACAGTaaggacatgccttctcacccttagtagaccatccagacaaatctgcgtatgctgggaagtcattaattgtccacatcaactgcgctcgcataacaaaattatttttctttgagacgtcatatgtgcgtacccctatattccatagttcttgtaactcctcaattaagggctGAAGGtaaacatctatatccattccaggtgaacttagGCCCGGGATAATCAATGATAGTATAAAAGATGTCTGTTTCATGCACATGCAATGAGGCAGGTTGTAGGGCACAaccattacaggccaagtgctgtgagaTGTAGTCATattcccaaatggattaaatccatccgaggttagtccgagccttacattcctgctgtccgATGAAAACTCCTGATGTAAgttgtcgaatgacttccatgcttcgccgtcggctggatgcctcaatacgccgtcgttagtgcggccttctgcatgccacctcatgaAGCGTGCTGTATGttctgacataaacaacctctgtagtcgtggtatgagtggaaaccaccgcaacaccttcacaggacgtttcttgcccgacgatatgggttgaccgtcctcATCTAAATTAATTGCTTCAATCCATTTAGATTCTCCAcatacggtacatgaatccaactctTTATTGCCCTTCCAAAATAGCATACAGTCATTACGGCACGCCGGAATCTTGTCATACCCTAGCCCCATGTCTCGTAAAAACCTTTTCGCCTCATACGTATTAACTGGCAGAGTTTCATTACTCTCAGGcaacaactgattgatgaactctaggaaagccgagaaaatcgagttactaagtccaccaacgcacttcaagttgtacaggtgaacagtcgcacttagtttgctatgttttgtcCCAGTATGAAGTGGTTTCTCCGCCTTTTTAAGTAGGTTGTAGTACTTTAGTGCATCGCCCTCAGCGGCTTCTTCGGTCACAATTTCCTCACCCCCTTGCACCACGGcctgaggctcacaattgtcttccccgagtacttcgtgcatgccgaataaatcacgcaacatcccgtgcatgtctccaccctgatttgcgCTTGCACCCGCATCTGAGGCCGGGCGATTAGAATTAGACCCGGTTTGAAGACCCTGTACatgcttctcaccgtgatagaaccaaagtgtgtattccggcatcattccttttccccctgtcaagtggtcgaatacgAAACCCGGCGGGTGGCGCCGGTTATTTCGACAAACCTTACACgggcaatagatgaatccatcaggagttctacagttactaactgcaaactcAACAAACAATCTACACCcatctctgtattccctcgtacccctagactttgtcatccaactcttgtccatttttatcTACGTACATGAGTTAGGAATAAATACATAAGACTTACAAATTGTATACCTactttcaagcacatgcatgtatataaacataaaccgaTACCTAAATATTTGAACCACATTAGAAATATAAACCTATACATTCTCATATAGggttaaattgtttatgtccaaaaatatatacatattcatgcgTATCTACATTCATCCGTACTGAAGGGTGTATTTATAACCcttatctattataattaatctacaaaaaccaaataaaaaaaaaatacttgatccaaaatttaagcattttctttggtggggaccctaaacaaattaattatagctAGCTTATAACTTATAAGGTTGTTCTAGTACATCTACCGAGCTAGGTTCGTTACGaggaccctaaatacaataaatatagcTTAAATGTCGTTAGCCTTTGGCATGAATTACTAGGTGATGACATGCATATATGGGTAAtacaactcttttgtttggtgtatttatttatttttaatatgacatgtataaaggttaaaagaattttgagtgTCTTGAAAATATGGTGTATGTTTTcgtaatatatattattggtcCGAACGTTTCTTCGgttattgacacattagattaatttctttcatattaatcacaattgtaacaaaattccaactagtttttaggtaatattatttttgatgcGTTATATTTCAACTTGAAGAAGCTTATAAGTtcctcaaattaaccaaaactttggaccgttttgtatggttttttttgtttgcaaaataatatatgtgggaTAGAATGAAGTAAGGAtcgaattgaatatattttgcaagtgtttacgttatgtgtttaattatgattagacttgttaaaaacactcaaaacaaaagtgtgataaaaaaatagtgtaacaaacaaagtcatgactttttacttattcatttgaagTCTCTCTAAGTTTGACAAGATTTGCACGTTTGCCAATGGATTTTCCCATTAAATCCATGTAATTCGAAGTGAACCCTCGTGTGTGAATTTATAACTTACACATTAATCCATAACGTTAcggttaaaagaatattaaaaaacacattaactgtgaatattaattaaacaaagacttaaattaaatctctataaatattatatgtcaCCACGCACTACACGTCCTTAATTAGAAGGTCAAACgatatatattgaaatgaatgatagattaAAATTGACGTAATGTGTTATAAATTCCTTACTAATAAGCCAACCTTTTCATTTAAACaaacctaccaaaaaaaaaaaaaaaacatagccacatttaaaaagcaattatatttacaaagaaaaaccTACCTAGCATaagaaacatcattttgcatgcatctatattttcaacgtacaataagtaattaattaatagatattcctaaaaaaaaaaaaatttaacatcaaTTACAAGCTCACAAGTACTCAATCCCATACATTATTGAAACATCATGCGAATATATgacaaaatgaaacataaaattCTGCAATATACAacataatgtatatattttatatattctgcaatatatatacattacctaaaaactatataaaataaaacaatatagaacaacacaatatatgcatatatatattctgcaataataaaacaatagtatatatcaaataaaacaacataaaacaacacaatatatgcatatatatattaatctgcAATACTAAAAAACAatagtatatataaaataaaacaaaatatatatatatatatatacctgcaggtGAGATGGAGGAGATTGGCGGAGCAGATTCGGCCGGAGAATCGCCGGAGACGGCAACGGCGAAGTGGAGGCGGCGGCCGGCGACGGGGAGTGAGCTAGCTAGAGAGAGTGGTACGTACGGCGCTCCGGCAGAGAGATAGAGCTAATCACGGCCGGAGAAAATGTAGGAGAAGGTAGAAGAAAATGAGGAAGAGTGAGAGAGGGGATATTAGGCCTGGCAAttcgggtaatcgggtagacccgattaagacccgcgacccgattacccaaaacacgaacacgacccgaTTAGCTAATCGGGTCAACAGGCTTGACACGAACACGACTCGGAAAATacccgggtaacccgacacgacccgtttaacatTACCGGGTAAGATTGGGTaaacacgacccgacacgacccgacacgaaaCATATATTAAATAGGTAATTCGACCCAACCCGACCCGACCCAATCTGAAAATATGCAGAAAACAGAAAACTGAAAGAGTGAccgtgagagagggagagggacagCCGGAGAGGGAGACCGATCGTCGGTTTGGGTGGGGGGAAGTTGGCGGATGCAGGGGATTTTGAGAGAGGGTCCGAGGGAGATAgagccgagagggagagaggagagagaggcgTCACGGCCACCGGGGGCTGGGGTTGGCGGCTCGCGATTGGTGGGGTAGGAGTCGTGAGGCCGTGACCGTGAGGGTGAGGGTGAGGGTGACTGGGTGAGGCTGGCCGCTGGTGAGGGGTGAGCGCACTGAGCGTGAGACAATGAGATCAATGTTTGATTTTAGAATTTAGGGTTTCACTTTTTCACTTATTCAAGTTATTCTAATTTCTTAGTTCTTACCGGGTCGGCGGGTTGCACATATGCAAACTGCAGTACAGCAGTAATAGGATGCACTGTCATGCACACAGCACACTTGTGGGTTGGGCAATTGGGCAATTGGGCTTACGCTTGGggtgggtgtttttttttttttttNNNNNNNNNNNNNNNNNNNNTACTTTAAAGTCATATTCACCACCTCCTACAATATAAGAAAGTTTTGAAGCCAATTGGAcagggaaagaaagagagaatgttATTTGCTCAATATTCTCGTGGATATTGAAGTGCCATAATGAGTTATAAAATCAAgttaattttataaaacatCGAtacatatatcattttttttttttcatataaaaatttttagagaaatttttcTTGATCTTACTACTGTATGAGCAAAATTTGACTAGAAATTACCAAGGGTTTAGAGCTACTCAAAATTCGACATTGTAGGTTAAATTAATATCATTACATCAATGAGTGAAAATTTAagaatgagagaaataagaatCATGCATCAAGATTTTAAATCACAAGTGACCCAatatgtggaatatttaataatatattaatttaatttgtatacaGTATTCTTCCAATACTTggaataattaattgaaattgaataaacaataaaattagaaTTCGAACTTGGGACCATAACTCTTATACcacattaaatcacaatttatctaAATAGGTTAAACTTAcaagaaattattgatttaatcatttggtAAACATTTTGACaaatattagatttttatttatttttttatatataaatgccCAATAATGATACAAACTACTTTCGGCTTGAAAGATTCGAAGTTGAAAGGATATATCGTATGCTAAAGAAGGGTATcaaaaaaggaaattgaaacTACTTACCTTTGTTTATAGGAAACCTGTACTGTAGATGATGAGGATaacaaagataaaaatgaattttctagCTAATTTTAGCCATTCTTCTTCTCCCTTGTGTCAAATACattggagaaaaaaaagtatttatagCAAAAATCACTTGGATTATGTTAATACTGCATCAAGTTGTGAACGTGCCATTAACTGTTGGATATTTCAAAGGGTTATTAGATTT from Corylus avellana chromosome ca10, CavTom2PMs-1.0 includes:
- the LOC132163797 gene encoding uncharacterized protein LOC132163797 yields the protein MAQMGYRIGSYRDSELRQCAEGDVERLDTQHSAGMEDTETQAQEDMVGGAQATDDPQPTNPAPSDRLGPRQVRTISTDSEGNTIIEVCTILDSHRRPRVPPGKRIILEYNASFLPVGFSAVRFRRMTGDIIKSGNFVRIPDDWSKAYFFVSPEYNLEAVKDEAFRDMGSKLRTWRHDLKKICAITEEDTPDTIRARLGGQRLGEYNAVDLDILLERWCTQENREYAAKMKTLRALNDSPHCTGSKSYARLTQEEAERLGHQPTRAENYVRSHKKKNGSYPNDIVKERCERMKELIPTDPAASSNITDGTVRWAPNDAFDQAIGNKPEYAGRVRMAGPNILPMQGTIRSYYTPSQQVEEQMAENNARIARQVAEQEAERQARFDARFRQLEELMRLYTSPDSASPPVARVRLSVDSGSGNGHRREDAM